The Lolium rigidum isolate FL_2022 chromosome 2, APGP_CSIRO_Lrig_0.1, whole genome shotgun sequence genomic interval CATATGTAGATAAAATAATGATGATTTGGAGCATTAAAGACCTCCCAACAATAATCCACACCAAGCCAAGGAAGAAATTTGCGAAGAAAAcgatttagatatatctaaatacattttaattttaaatatatttatatttaaaaaattaaaattttagaaCTACTAATTCGCGGACGAAGGATAATTACTGTTCTAAAAGTTGGCTCTCAGTCATGTACCTTTGAGTGTGGGACCTAGCCAGCAGATGACTTATCCAAAACCAGACCCTTTTTATTCAGTGGGACCATGTCGTCAGTGTGTCTACCAGCGATGAATCCATCCCAAATCCCCTTCTGCCCCCCGATCACCGAGGCCTTCCCTGACTGCCCCAGGCCGCCGGGGAGCCCGCTCCGCCCAGCGCGCAATATCCCCGTTCGCAGGTCGTTGGAGCCATGGTGACAGCCGGCGTCGAACTCGGGGCCTCCGTGTACCTCAAGCGCTGCCGCGAGAGCCTCGCCGGCGGCAACCTGCGCCTCACAGATGCAATGCGCCGCCGCGGTGCTCCGCAGTTCTTCGGGAACCTCGGTAATTCGAATCTAAACCTGTTCTGATTTCCCAAAACTCGCTAAATATTACGGCGAGGCGCTGGTCCGGGAAGGACCACGGTGCCTATCTCTAGCACTTGTCCTGTGTATGCAACTGTAGTCTGATCTGAACTGAGGTTTTCTTTGGCATCCACACAAGAAAACAACACAACACACATAGAACTTCGTCCTCTTTTTATATGCAGCGTTTGCCGATTGGATGGAATTGTATCATGGAGTTACACATATATATTCTTGATCCGTTCGTCCATTCAAGCTTGTACACCTTCATGGTATCAACAAAAACAAATTGCTAATCAGAAACTATGTTATGATGATAGATTGATAGTAATGATTATGTTGATGCATGGACCTCTGTCCTGTTACTCTGTTGTTCAATTTCTGTTTAATTACTTGGCCACCTTACTGAAAGTCTGAAACTGGCTAGAGCAGCTGATGAGTGGTAGTAGGGATTGACGCTTTTGATAGAAGAACAGGGGTCTGTTGGATATGATGAAACACAGAATTTTAATAGCCACCTTACTGAAACTGATTAGAGCTGCCGAGGAGTGGTAGTAGGGATTGCCATTTTTGGTGGAAgatcagggggggggggggctgttgGATATGATCAAACAAACAATTTTAACATTAATTGAGATCCATGATACATCTAGTTGAATGGTATACATGAACATATCCATTTATCCTGTATCAAACAATACAGGATTAGTTACATACACAAGTTTTACAACAAAATTACATCGGCACTCCTCATCGCTTCGTCCCTAGCAAGGAACTACCTTCATCTGCATCCTGCGCACGACTTGTAACAAAATAAGCAAATGAATTATGAGGGGGTATCCTTGATTCCCATGAAACGAGAATGAAGTCTTGTTCTGGTCTAACACTTGGATCTGCTAGAAGTTCCCCAAGTATCACTACTTAAAACAGATTTGTCCATGGCCACGTGAACACATCCATTTTTCATGTATCAGAAAATACAAGAAGAGTTACACATTACACGAGTTTTGAAATAAAAATTAGAATGGCACTCCTCGTCGCTTCCTCCCAGGTAAGGCACTATTACCTTCATTTGTATCTTCAGCACAACTTGTAACAAAATTAGCAAATGAATGATGAGGGCGCATCCTTGATTCCCATGCAATTAGAGTGAAGTCTCCTTTCGGTCTAACACTAGGATCTGTTATAAGGTCCCCAAATGTCACACTTTGCGATTCCTTCTTGATTGAAACATTAGCAGTATAAGGTGTCATGCTAAGTGGATGCAAAGCAAGGTCTGTTATGTCGATTGGACGACCTTGTCCTATATGGAGGCAAAGCATGCTCGGGTGCACACCATATATGGAGATGTTTCTTTTGACCATTCTTATCCCCTTGTCCAATATGTGAAGCCAAAATTGAACATCGAGGTTCCTTCTCAACAAATCTGCTAGCACATTCATTGCGACTAGTGAACCTTGCATATTTTGCAACACCTTGGCAAATTCATCTGATATTCGTACTAGTCTTGGATGTTCTGCAGGGTCTACACTCCCGAATGTAAGCATCTTGAAAAGGTGCCTCAACTCGTCGTAAGACAGAGCACTTAGAAAAATAGGTTTCACCGATCCAAGTCGGGCTAATGTTCTATGTCTACTTACGATGATGATCTTACTTCCTCTGTGCATTCTCGTGGCAAATGAGTGGAACTTTTCCCAGACATCTTGGCCTATATCAGAAGAGAATTCAATAATTACCAACATCATCTCTTCCATGGTCTTTCCATGGTCAAGTATCCTCATAAGGTTGCCTCCATTCAAATGCAAAACAGAGGAGAAGCGCGAGCGAACTCTTTCGTCGCCACACACATGTGCAACCAAAGTTTTCTTCCCAACTGCAGCGCCACCTATGATCGGAAGGATGGCCGGTGCATGATCACCAGGAGCATTGTTGTGGTGCAGCAAGAAGCTCGAGAGCTCTTGCTTCTCGGCGTGTCGCCCGAACATGAAGTTATCGGTGTAAAGATAAACATCATATGGCCTACGAGACATGCGCTCGCATCCACCCAGAAGCACAACAAATTCCTTCATGTTAGCAAAAGCAATTTCTAAGCTTTCCAAGGCACCATGTGACTCGAGGTGCGCGGCTTTATGAGTTGCTCCTCTAGAACGCTTGGCTGAATACAAGCTGCTGCTAAATAAGTCGTTACTGCTAACCTCACTGAAGCCTGCACCATCTTGGAGGGCTCGGTACCTTGATTGGTCCAGCATGCGGTGTCCTCGGTACATGGCCTCCGAGAGCATCTTGAGCTGCatcagcatcccggagttggttaTGTATCGCGTGTCGGCCTCCTCAATGATGGTGCTAGCTCTCATCAGGAGGTGCTGCAACCTGTCCACCACCATCTTCTCCTCCACTGATTGTGCGTGGCTCAAGGAGGAGCTGTACTTGTTCATCAGGAAGGAGATGAACCGGCTGACGAGTTCACCTGTAACTGCAGATATGGCAACCTCCATGGCTAGTGAGAAGATGATCGATGTGGGAAGCTGCTGGTTGGTCTGTATGGCCTCTACCAAGCAATTCTTACAGTCAAAGTCTCCAACGATGACTAAACTGTTGACTGCGACTATACGAATGTGGTTGGCTGACACACAGACATTTTCTCGTATGTGGGACTCTCTATCTTCTTGGGTAGATTCTAGATCGTCTTTCATTTTGTTAGATACCTGTGTAAACGTCCAAACTTGTGACAAGGACAAGCCAACT includes:
- the LOC124688749 gene encoding uncharacterized protein LOC124688749; the protein is MEVAISAVTGELVSRFISFLMNKYSSSLSHAQSVEEKMVVDRLQHLLMRASTIIEEADTRYITNSGMLMQLKMLSEAMYRGHRMLDQSRYRALQDGAGFSEVSSNDLFSSSLYSAKRSRGATHKAAHLESHGALESLEIAFANMKEFVVLLGGCERMSRRPYDVYLYTDNFMFGRHAEKQELSSFLLHHNNAPGDHAPAILPIIGGAAVGKKTLVAHVCGDERVRSRFSSVLHLNGGNLMRILDHGKTMEEMMLVIIEFSSDIGQDVWEKFHSFATRMHRGSKIIIVSRHRTLARLGSVKPIFLSALSYDELRHLFKMLTFGSVDPAEHPRLVRISDEFAKVLQNMQGSLVAMNVLADLLRRNLDVQFWLHILDKGIRMVKRNISIYGVHPSMLCLHIGQGRPIDITDLALHPLSMTPYTANVSIKKESQSVTFGDLITDPSVRPKGDFTLIAWESRMRPHHSFANFVTSCAEDTNEGNSALPGRKRRGVPF